The following are encoded in a window of Ruficoccus amylovorans genomic DNA:
- a CDS encoding heavy metal translocating P-type ATPase, translating to MPATVQIASPTGTTTSCCCHDDAAPGLGVSDERWSRTWLKVAIALVIAGQGMIFGLGYNTADPRPEFGTPVYWLLNGGLFLSAVVVMTLLGPPLFAETWQTLRRGRLTVESLFTLTMLGAFGGSLLSTLTGEGNLYYEVVAIVLSIYTIGKTLGARSRQRALEAAQRLRTDFDHAWIAACGPEGRRRVPLAQLKPGQRVLVAPGEPVTVDGHIVRGGGYVAETAINGETEPVRRGVGQEVFAGSYAVDAMLEIEAYGLVGARKLDAILATIESARLRPSRLQAQADRLTRYFVPFVLTVAVGTFLGWSAYVSWQKALFDSMAVLLVACPCALGLATPIAVWTGLMNLSRLGLVCGSGDFLDVMAGARHLVFDKTGTLSGERLSLAAFRVLGGADEQRLRALIEAAERPIRHPVAEPLKELGASPELVAACAVADSQVVPGLGLKAVVNGPDGKVHSLLIGTLELMSEAARAVFNKEAVDFEAKRLVFVSCDGQAAAIIALEEKLRADAEAMIGELRELGTGLAIVSGDPQPRWKDLAGVTVMGGMLPEAKVRFVQELEARHEPVIFIGDGVNDAAAMAVSSGGIAMGAGADLTKAAASAVLAGESLRALPAAIRVCRRIRQAVRGNLVFAFSYNVLGMGLAAAGVLHPVVAALLMLGSSVFVSWRAARSARIEEPAAMIEIDDK from the coding sequence TTGCCTGCTACCGTTCAAATCGCTTCGCCCACCGGCACCACGACATCCTGCTGCTGTCATGATGATGCCGCGCCCGGGCTAGGGGTGTCTGACGAGCGTTGGAGCCGGACCTGGCTGAAGGTCGCGATTGCACTTGTTATTGCCGGTCAGGGGATGATTTTCGGGCTCGGCTACAATACCGCCGACCCGCGTCCGGAGTTCGGGACGCCGGTCTACTGGCTGCTCAATGGCGGGCTTTTTCTCTCGGCAGTGGTGGTGATGACCCTGCTTGGACCGCCGCTTTTTGCCGAGACCTGGCAAACGCTTCGCCGGGGGAGATTGACGGTAGAGTCACTCTTTACCCTGACCATGCTCGGGGCTTTTGGCGGGTCGCTGCTGTCCACCCTGACAGGCGAGGGGAACCTCTATTACGAGGTCGTGGCCATCGTGTTGTCTATATATACAATAGGGAAGACGCTGGGCGCCCGCTCACGGCAGCGGGCGCTGGAGGCGGCGCAGCGTCTGCGGACGGATTTCGACCACGCCTGGATCGCGGCCTGCGGGCCGGAAGGCCGTCGCCGGGTGCCGCTGGCGCAATTAAAGCCCGGCCAGCGCGTGCTGGTCGCGCCGGGCGAGCCAGTCACGGTGGACGGCCACATCGTCCGGGGCGGGGGCTATGTGGCCGAGACCGCCATCAACGGCGAGACCGAGCCGGTCCGTCGCGGGGTGGGGCAGGAGGTCTTCGCGGGCAGCTACGCGGTGGACGCGATGCTGGAGATTGAGGCGTACGGGTTGGTCGGGGCGCGCAAGCTCGACGCGATCCTGGCCACGATTGAATCCGCCCGCCTGCGTCCGTCGCGGCTCCAGGCCCAGGCTGACCGCCTGACCCGCTACTTCGTGCCCTTCGTGCTGACCGTGGCGGTGGGGACTTTTCTGGGCTGGTCGGCGTATGTTTCGTGGCAAAAGGCGCTCTTTGACTCGATGGCAGTCCTGCTTGTGGCCTGCCCCTGTGCCCTCGGGCTGGCCACGCCCATTGCGGTCTGGACCGGCCTGATGAATCTGTCCCGGCTCGGGCTGGTCTGTGGCTCGGGTGATTTTCTCGATGTCATGGCGGGGGCGCGGCATCTGGTCTTTGATAAGACCGGCACTCTCTCGGGAGAACGCCTTTCGCTGGCGGCGTTCCGGGTGCTGGGCGGGGCGGACGAGCAACGCCTGCGCGCATTGATTGAAGCGGCCGAGCGGCCCATTCGCCATCCGGTAGCCGAGCCACTCAAGGAGTTGGGCGCGTCGCCGGAATTGGTGGCGGCCTGCGCGGTGGCGGATTCGCAGGTTGTGCCGGGGCTCGGGCTGAAGGCCGTGGTGAACGGGCCGGACGGGAAGGTGCATTCACTGTTAATAGGCACCCTGGAGTTGATGTCCGAGGCCGCGCGCGCGGTCTTTAATAAAGAGGCAGTGGATTTTGAGGCCAAGCGGCTGGTTTTTGTCAGTTGTGATGGACAGGCGGCGGCGATCATCGCGCTGGAGGAAAAGCTTAGGGCCGACGCCGAGGCCATGATCGGGGAGCTGCGCGAGCTCGGCACGGGTCTGGCCATTGTCAGCGGGGACCCGCAGCCGCGCTGGAAAGACCTGGCTGGGGTCACGGTGATGGGAGGGATGTTACCGGAGGCCAAGGTACGCTTTGTGCAGGAGCTGGAAGCTCGCCATGAGCCGGTTATTTTTATCGGAGACGGGGTCAACGACGCTGCCGCCATGGCGGTGAGCTCGGGCGGAATTGCCATGGGCGCGGGGGCGGATTTGACCAAGGCGGCCGCTTCGGCTGTGCTGGCCGGGGAAAGCTTGCGGGCGCTTCCGGCGGCGATCCGCGTCTGCCGTCGTATCCGCCAGGCGGTGCGCGGAAACCTGGTTTTCGCCTTCTCCTACAACGTGCTTGGCATGGGACTGGCGGCGGCGGGCGTCCTGCATCCCGTTGTGGCCGCCCTACTTATGCTTGGGTCGAGCGTTTTTGTTTCGTGGCGGGCGGCCCGTTCGGCCCGTATTGAAGAACCCGCAGCCATGATCGAAATAGATGACAAATAG
- a CDS encoding cbb3-type cytochrome oxidase assembly protein translates to MQQWSGYLIFIAALGCVFFFTAVGALYWAVRHGEFKKLEKTSRQIFDEEEPEGVHTDYFPGEAEKMRRKLASSRKPKAKKTGQSNAPRLNA, encoded by the coding sequence ATGCAGCAGTGGAGCGGTTATCTGATCTTTATCGCGGCGCTGGGGTGCGTATTTTTCTTCACTGCGGTCGGAGCCCTGTACTGGGCGGTTCGGCACGGTGAGTTTAAAAAGCTGGAAAAAACCTCGCGACAGATTTTCGATGAGGAGGAGCCCGAAGGCGTCCACACGGACTACTTCCCCGGCGAAGCCGAGAAAATGCGCCGCAAACTCGCCAGCAGCCGCAAGCCAAAGGCCAAAAAGACCGGCCAATCCAACGCCCCCCGCCTGAACGCCTGA
- a CDS encoding cytochrome c3 family protein, whose amino-acid sequence MANIYPKWTNTAPLKIAACALLVLGTVVLGVTYYATPKWTEVGHQPIQPVAFSHNLHVSQIGLDCRYCHTYVDRSEHSNVPGANTCMNCHNQVLANDDRLAPVRESFDTGQPVPWVRVHDTPDYVYFNHSVHVNRGVSCVECHGQVNEMEIVEQRQPLSMAFCLDCHRNPENFLRPPDEVYNLNWKPENTTAQLEMGEKFVHDWKVQPPESCSGCHR is encoded by the coding sequence ATGGCCAATATTTACCCCAAGTGGACGAATACGGCGCCCCTTAAAATCGCAGCGTGCGCGTTGCTGGTTCTGGGGACGGTGGTGCTTGGCGTCACCTATTACGCTACACCGAAGTGGACCGAGGTCGGTCATCAGCCGATCCAGCCGGTTGCGTTCAGCCACAACCTTCACGTGAGTCAGATCGGCCTGGACTGCCGCTACTGCCACACCTATGTGGACCGCTCGGAGCACTCGAATGTGCCCGGAGCGAACACCTGCATGAACTGCCACAACCAGGTGCTGGCCAACGACGACCGCCTGGCCCCGGTGCGTGAGAGCTTCGACACTGGCCAGCCGGTGCCGTGGGTCCGTGTTCACGACACGCCGGACTACGTCTATTTCAACCACTCCGTACACGTGAACCGCGGCGTGAGCTGCGTGGAGTGCCACGGGCAGGTCAACGAGATGGAGATCGTCGAGCAGCGCCAGCCGCTGAGCATGGCCTTCTGCCTGGACTGCCACCGCAACCCCGAGAATTTCCTCCGGCCCCCGGATGAGGTCTACAACCTCAACTGGAAGCCCGAAAACACCACTGCCCAGCTTGAAATGGGCGAAAAATTTGTCCACGACTGGAAGGTTCAGCCGCCTGAGAGCTGTTCCGGCTGCCACCGATGA
- the nrfD gene encoding NrfD/PsrC family molybdoenzyme membrane anchor subunit gives MAEISPDMSFAATDAASREQLLAKVKPVDVPRKELVTGDKDFHWVTEKICGIPESKTPRWWWVCFCVAGCMATFTLFGLVWLVSTGVGVWGLANPINWGWAIVNFVFWIGIGHAGTLISAILCLLRQKWRVSINRAAEAMTIFAVVCAGIFPLFHVGRVWFAWWLFPLPNANWIWPQFRSPLEWDVFAVSTYGTVSVLFWYMGLIPDLGTMRDRAFKAGKLIKAWAYGAFAMGWRQSNRHWSNYEMAYLLLAGLSTPLVLSVHTIVSFDFAASQLPGWHTTIFPPYFVAGAIFSGFGMVLTLMLPLRALFGLHNLITQYHIDCMCKIILATGSMVGYAYMMEFFIAWYGANPYEGFAFINRALGQYAWSYYIMVGCNVITPHLFWFKKVRENTALVWIICGFVNVGMWFERFVITVTSLANDFLPSSWGYYSPTIIDIFTFFGTFGLFSVLFLLFIRFLPMMPMGEIKAVMKAGDAHGHGTGTQAVPHSTTGGGHH, from the coding sequence ATGGCCGAAATCTCACCAGACATGTCCTTTGCCGCCACCGACGCGGCCTCGCGCGAGCAGTTGCTCGCCAAGGTCAAGCCGGTGGACGTGCCGCGGAAGGAGCTTGTCACCGGCGACAAGGACTTCCACTGGGTCACGGAAAAGATCTGCGGCATCCCCGAAAGCAAGACCCCCCGCTGGTGGTGGGTGTGCTTCTGTGTCGCGGGCTGTATGGCCACCTTCACGCTCTTCGGCTTGGTCTGGCTGGTCTCAACCGGCGTCGGTGTCTGGGGCCTGGCCAACCCGATCAACTGGGGGTGGGCCATCGTGAACTTCGTGTTCTGGATCGGTATCGGCCACGCCGGGACGCTTATTTCCGCCATTCTATGCCTCTTGCGCCAGAAGTGGCGCGTGTCCATTAACCGGGCGGCTGAGGCGATGACGATTTTCGCCGTGGTTTGCGCGGGTATCTTCCCGCTTTTCCACGTCGGCCGCGTGTGGTTCGCCTGGTGGCTGTTCCCGCTGCCGAACGCGAACTGGATCTGGCCGCAGTTCCGCTCCCCGCTGGAGTGGGACGTGTTCGCGGTCTCGACCTACGGGACGGTTTCGGTGCTGTTCTGGTACATGGGGCTGATCCCCGACCTGGGCACGATGCGCGACCGCGCCTTCAAGGCCGGCAAACTGATCAAAGCCTGGGCCTACGGCGCTTTCGCCATGGGCTGGCGGCAGAGCAACCGCCACTGGAGCAACTACGAAATGGCCTACCTGCTGCTCGCCGGTCTGTCCACCCCGCTGGTGCTCTCCGTGCACACGATCGTGTCGTTCGACTTCGCCGCCTCGCAGTTACCGGGCTGGCACACGACGATTTTCCCGCCGTACTTTGTGGCCGGGGCCATTTTCTCCGGTTTCGGCATGGTGCTGACCCTGATGCTGCCGCTGCGGGCGCTCTTCGGGCTGCACAACCTGATTACGCAGTACCACATCGACTGCATGTGTAAGATCATCCTGGCGACCGGCTCGATGGTCGGCTACGCCTACATGATGGAGTTCTTCATCGCCTGGTACGGCGCGAACCCCTACGAAGGCTTCGCCTTCATCAACCGCGCACTCGGCCAGTACGCTTGGAGCTACTACATCATGGTCGGGTGCAACGTCATCACCCCGCACCTGTTCTGGTTCAAGAAAGTCCGCGAAAACACCGCCCTGGTGTGGATCATCTGCGGCTTCGTCAACGTCGGGATGTGGTTCGAGCGCTTCGTCATCACCGTCACCTCGCTGGCGAACGACTTCCTGCCGTCGAGCTGGGGCTACTACTCGCCGACGATCATCGACATCTTTACTTTCTTCGGCACCTTCGGGCTGTTCTCCGTGCTGTTCCTGCTGTTCATCCGCTTCCTGCCCATGATGCCGATGGGTGAAATCAAGGCCGTGATGAAGGCGGGCGACGCCCACGGGCACGGCACCGGCACGCAGGCCGTTCCGCACTCAACCACCGGGGGAGGGCACCACTAA
- a CDS encoding c-type cytochrome produces the protein MRYFFAIWIFSIVAVVSILGFRGDKSTRNPIYVFPDMDWQAKYLPQGQNEFFADGRNDRPVIPGTAGRGYGWDIKEVFSPDYTDPVSLNPTLYSGKDADGQWHRGFPIEVTDEVMHLGQQKFTIFCAVCHGAGGDGNGITKQFGMAATPTYHDDRIRGMAEGEIFNTITHGKNLMGAYGMKLRPEERWAVIAYVRALQLSHQVSIEDVPEQFKPELGL, from the coding sequence ATGCGCTACTTCTTCGCCATATGGATTTTCTCGATCGTGGCCGTGGTCTCGATCCTGGGCTTTCGCGGGGACAAAAGTACCCGCAACCCGATCTATGTCTTTCCGGACATGGATTGGCAGGCCAAGTATCTGCCCCAGGGCCAGAACGAGTTCTTCGCCGACGGTCGCAACGACCGTCCCGTCATCCCCGGTACCGCTGGTCGTGGTTATGGCTGGGACATTAAAGAGGTCTTCAGCCCCGACTACACCGACCCGGTCAGCCTGAACCCGACCCTGTACTCCGGCAAGGATGCGGACGGCCAATGGCATCGCGGTTTCCCGATTGAGGTGACGGACGAGGTCATGCACCTGGGCCAGCAGAAGTTCACCATCTTCTGCGCCGTCTGTCACGGTGCCGGCGGTGATGGTAACGGCATCACCAAGCAGTTTGGTATGGCCGCCACCCCGACTTACCACGACGACCGCATCCGCGGCATGGCCGAAGGGGAAATCTTTAACACCATTACGCACGGCAAGAACCTGATGGGCGCCTACGGCATGAAGCTGCGCCCCGAGGAGCGCTGGGCCGTCATCGCCTACGTGCGCGCTCTCCAGCTCTCCCACCAGGTCAGCATCGAGGACGTGCCCGAACAATTTAAACCGGAGCTTGGATTGTAA
- a CDS encoding cbb3-type cytochrome c oxidase subunit I — MSPLLSFFTSIDPRPKTGVPLKVQLSEIDREMRVPVVLFVTSAILWLQVGTIFAMIASIKLHNPEFLQGFEWLTFGRARSAHLNAMAFGWGNNAIFAVALWIMARLSKVSVKHGGILVVAGAFWNIGVTAGIVGILTGGLTSVEWLEMPPQVAPLLGISYVLVAVWGVIMFRFRAMGHVYVSQWYILGALFWFPWLYIIAQTLILWVPARGTVQAITNWWFGHNVLGLWLTPMGLGAIYYFLPKVLGRPIHSYYLSVLGFWSLALFYNWAGVHHLIGGPIPVWLVSAGIVGSIMMVIPVVVTAINHHMTAAGNWRAVWCSPTLRFIVFGGMSYTLASLAGSAMALRDVNVITHFTQFTIGHAHHGVYAFFTMTMFGGIYFMMPRILNREWPSAALIRTHFWCAAIGITIMMVALHVGGWIQGEMMIALDADGNPKYAFLEIVAMLVPWLFSRSVSGMLLAIGHLAFLVNFFWMLAGRRSAKSQEGPTLLLKENEEEVR, encoded by the coding sequence ATGAGCCCGCTATTATCCTTTTTCACCTCCATCGACCCCCGGCCCAAAACCGGGGTGCCGCTCAAGGTGCAGTTGAGTGAGATCGACCGCGAGATGCGCGTGCCGGTCGTGCTCTTTGTCACCTCGGCCATTCTTTGGCTCCAGGTCGGGACGATCTTCGCCATGATCGCCTCGATCAAGCTGCACAACCCGGAGTTCCTTCAGGGCTTTGAGTGGTTGACCTTCGGGCGCGCCCGCTCGGCCCACCTCAACGCCATGGCCTTTGGCTGGGGCAACAACGCGATTTTCGCCGTTGCCCTGTGGATCATGGCGCGGCTGAGCAAGGTCTCCGTCAAACACGGGGGCATTCTCGTGGTGGCGGGAGCTTTCTGGAATATTGGAGTTACAGCCGGGATCGTCGGCATCCTGACCGGCGGGTTGACCTCGGTTGAGTGGCTGGAAATGCCGCCACAGGTGGCTCCGCTGCTGGGGATTTCCTACGTGCTGGTCGCGGTCTGGGGCGTAATCATGTTCCGCTTCCGCGCGATGGGGCATGTCTATGTTTCCCAGTGGTACATCCTCGGGGCGCTGTTTTGGTTCCCTTGGCTCTACATCATCGCCCAGACCCTGATCTTGTGGGTGCCCGCGCGCGGCACGGTCCAGGCCATCACCAACTGGTGGTTCGGGCACAACGTGCTCGGTCTGTGGCTGACCCCGATGGGGCTCGGCGCGATCTACTATTTTCTGCCCAAAGTGCTGGGGCGTCCGATCCACAGCTATTACCTGTCGGTACTCGGTTTCTGGTCGCTGGCGCTGTTTTACAACTGGGCCGGTGTCCACCACCTGATCGGCGGGCCGATTCCGGTCTGGCTCGTCTCGGCAGGTATCGTAGGCAGCATTATGATGGTCATCCCCGTTGTGGTCACGGCCATCAATCACCATATGACCGCCGCTGGTAACTGGCGTGCCGTCTGGTGCAGCCCGACGCTGCGGTTCATCGTGTTTGGCGGCATGTCGTACACATTGGCCTCGCTGGCCGGTTCGGCCATGGCCCTGCGCGACGTGAACGTCATCACGCACTTCACGCAGTTCACGATCGGGCACGCCCACCACGGGGTATACGCTTTCTTCACCATGACGATGTTTGGCGGTATTTACTTTATGATGCCCCGCATCCTCAACCGCGAATGGCCCTCGGCCGCGCTCATCCGCACGCACTTCTGGTGCGCGGCGATTGGCATCACCATCATGATGGTCGCGCTGCACGTGGGCGGTTGGATTCAGGGCGAAATGATGATCGCTCTCGACGCCGACGGGAACCCCAAGTACGCCTTCCTCGAAATCGTGGCCATGCTCGTGCCGTGGCTGTTCTCGCGTTCGGTCTCGGGGATGCTCCTGGCCATCGGTCACCTGGCGTTTCTGGTGAACTTCTTCTGGATGCTGGCTGGCCGCCGTTCGGCCAAGTCTCAGGAGGGGCCGACCCTCCTGCTTAAGGAAAATGAGGAGGAGGTTCGCTAA
- a CDS encoding TAT-variant-translocated molybdopterin oxidoreductase: protein MKRKVQHPEPTARELAGPRYWRSPDELADTPEFRVLLEREFPEGASETTEADRRTFLKLMGASAAFAGLGLTGCRQPTQHILPYSKSPERMVPGVPIFYASSQPEAHGNIPLVVETHDARPTKIEGNPSYLPYGGGTTGYAQASVLDLYDPDRLQKSQAKDGRQLNKASVVTSLSEVNKAYIKNKGKGLVFLAEPSTSPSRAKLVAQIREAMPEAVWAEYEAVDTENPARALKDISGKNLRPVYDLSKAKRVLALDSDFLGSEPGHLGNSRGFAKGRKVKTKDEAEKMSRLYAVESNFTVTGGQADHRLRAATSQMPAITALILAEVLTQTDGANDIASSLREQAAGVEVDPAWISECVKDLVAASAGHQSLVVAGSHLPVGVHAMVAAINELLKASGHTVNYVELPAQEDVADIKQVADLLNAGEVKTLVILGGNPAYDAPADLDWPTLQQKAGKVVRYGYYADETSELADLTVAAAHYLESWGDGRTLDGVYVPVQPMILPLFDGFSELEILEIVATGQSTGDQGYGRVRKAFSELSGKTDDVSFNAWLTEGVLKDSAFKTAKLPASEKLWVAVGTAASGGKLKAPVLSAESLEVRIVPSSHFYDGRYNNNGWLAEAPDPMTKLTWDNTISISPKLAKHLGVTPKPITMDKIGQLHMDANQFKRGQEQAPVATLSVGGKKITGPIHIQPGLADYTVVIALGFGRRKTGRVGTRLPDYPGFGPGIGFDAYPLTTLASRALALGGIIGVTGEIYPLANTQQHWSMEGRAILREGTADEFAHDPKFVSRMGAEAHSPPVLGNARKDPLAEVVREIPRGGSMYKTPEFKAEQQWGMSIDLNSCTGCNACVIACQSENNIPIVGKDQVLRGRELHWLRLDRYYSVEPDYPTTEIPEDPQVSFMGVACQHCELAPCESVCPVNATVHDEQGLNVMAYNRCVGTRYCANNCPYKVRRFNFFDYNKRERGELYKGPLGTDRNKTEASQLTRMQKNPNVTVRMRGVMEKCTYCVQRIEQAKIDQKVKAGASPNVKVPDGTIKVACQQVCPTEAIVFGDVADPNSEVSKIKTENDRNYSVLGYLNVRPRTTYLARLRNPNPAMPDAYKQPLSRADYEARYGHGGGHHDEGHGSAHGDSHDTLPTGHDTAGVAAPQGASGGHGAAEPPAHH, encoded by the coding sequence ATGAAACGCAAAGTACAGCACCCCGAGCCCACCGCACGCGAACTGGCCGGACCGCGCTACTGGCGCAGCCCGGACGAGCTGGCCGATACGCCCGAGTTCCGCGTGTTGCTGGAGCGTGAATTTCCCGAAGGCGCTTCCGAGACGACCGAAGCCGACCGCCGCACCTTCCTGAAGCTGATGGGGGCGTCCGCCGCCTTCGCCGGCCTCGGGTTGACCGGTTGCCGCCAGCCCACCCAGCACATCCTGCCGTATTCGAAGTCACCGGAGCGCATGGTGCCGGGCGTGCCGATCTTTTACGCCAGCTCACAGCCGGAGGCGCACGGGAACATCCCGCTCGTGGTCGAGACCCACGACGCCCGCCCGACCAAGATCGAGGGCAACCCCAGCTACCTCCCCTACGGCGGTGGCACCACGGGCTACGCCCAGGCGAGCGTGCTTGATCTTTACGACCCGGACCGCCTGCAAAAAAGTCAGGCCAAGGACGGACGCCAGCTCAACAAAGCTTCGGTCGTCACCTCCCTGTCCGAAGTCAACAAGGCTTATATAAAGAACAAGGGCAAGGGGCTGGTCTTCCTGGCTGAGCCGTCCACCTCGCCCAGCCGCGCCAAGCTTGTGGCACAGATCCGCGAGGCCATGCCGGAAGCCGTCTGGGCCGAGTACGAGGCCGTCGATACGGAAAACCCGGCTCGCGCGCTCAAGGATATTTCCGGCAAAAACCTGCGCCCGGTTTACGATCTTTCTAAAGCCAAGCGCGTGCTGGCGCTGGATTCCGACTTTCTCGGCTCCGAGCCCGGCCACCTTGGCAACTCCCGCGGTTTCGCCAAGGGCCGCAAGGTCAAGACCAAGGACGAGGCCGAGAAAATGAGCCGCCTCTACGCGGTGGAGTCGAACTTCACCGTCACCGGCGGCCAGGCTGACCACCGCCTGCGTGCCGCCACCAGCCAGATGCCCGCCATCACGGCGCTCATTCTGGCCGAAGTGCTTACGCAAACCGACGGCGCCAACGATATTGCCAGCTCCCTGCGTGAGCAGGCCGCCGGGGTCGAAGTTGACCCGGCCTGGATCTCCGAGTGCGTGAAGGACCTGGTGGCCGCTTCCGCCGGGCATCAGTCGCTCGTCGTGGCCGGTTCACACCTGCCGGTGGGCGTTCACGCCATGGTGGCCGCGATCAACGAATTGCTCAAGGCCTCCGGCCACACCGTCAACTACGTCGAACTGCCCGCGCAGGAAGATGTGGCCGACATCAAGCAAGTGGCCGACCTGCTCAACGCGGGCGAAGTCAAGACGCTGGTCATTCTCGGCGGCAACCCCGCCTACGACGCCCCGGCCGACCTCGATTGGCCCACGCTCCAGCAAAAGGCGGGCAAGGTCGTCCGCTACGGCTATTATGCCGACGAGACTTCGGAGCTGGCCGACCTGACGGTGGCCGCTGCCCATTATCTCGAAAGCTGGGGTGACGGGCGCACGCTGGATGGCGTTTACGTGCCGGTCCAGCCGATGATCTTGCCGCTCTTTGACGGCTTCAGCGAACTCGAGATACTCGAAATCGTCGCCACCGGCCAGAGCACGGGCGATCAGGGCTATGGGCGCGTACGCAAGGCTTTTTCAGAGCTTTCCGGCAAGACGGACGACGTTTCTTTCAACGCCTGGTTGACCGAGGGCGTGCTCAAGGACAGCGCGTTCAAGACCGCCAAGCTCCCCGCCTCAGAAAAACTCTGGGTCGCCGTCGGCACCGCCGCCAGCGGCGGCAAGCTCAAGGCCCCGGTCCTGAGCGCCGAGTCGCTCGAAGTCCGCATCGTTCCCAGCTCGCACTTCTACGACGGCCGTTACAACAACAACGGCTGGCTGGCGGAAGCGCCGGACCCGATGACGAAGCTGACCTGGGACAACACGATTTCCATCAGCCCGAAGCTGGCCAAGCACCTCGGCGTCACGCCGAAGCCGATCACGATGGACAAGATCGGCCAGCTTCACATGGACGCCAACCAGTTCAAGCGCGGCCAGGAGCAGGCTCCCGTCGCCACGCTGAGCGTCGGCGGCAAGAAAATTACCGGCCCGATCCACATCCAGCCCGGACTGGCTGACTACACCGTCGTCATTGCGCTCGGCTTTGGCCGCCGCAAGACGGGCCGCGTCGGCACCCGCCTGCCGGATTATCCCGGTTTCGGCCCCGGTATCGGCTTCGACGCCTACCCGCTGACCACGCTGGCCTCCCGCGCGCTCGCGCTGGGCGGCATCATCGGCGTGACTGGAGAGATTTACCCGCTGGCCAATACCCAGCAGCACTGGTCGATGGAAGGCCGCGCCATTCTGCGCGAAGGCACCGCCGACGAGTTCGCCCACGACCCGAAGTTCGTCAGCCGCATGGGGGCCGAGGCGCACTCGCCGCCCGTTCTGGGGAACGCCCGCAAGGACCCGCTGGCCGAGGTGGTTCGCGAAATCCCGCGCGGCGGCTCCATGTACAAGACGCCGGAGTTCAAGGCCGAACAGCAGTGGGGGATGAGCATCGACCTCAACTCCTGCACCGGCTGCAACGCTTGCGTTATTGCCTGCCAGAGCGAAAACAACATTCCGATTGTCGGCAAGGATCAGGTCCTGCGTGGCCGTGAACTTCACTGGCTGCGCCTTGACCGTTACTACTCGGTCGAGCCGGACTACCCGACGACCGAAATCCCCGAGGACCCACAGGTTTCCTTCATGGGCGTGGCCTGCCAGCACTGCGAACTAGCTCCCTGCGAAAGCGTCTGCCCGGTCAACGCGACCGTCCACGACGAGCAGGGGCTCAACGTCATGGCCTACAACCGCTGCGTGGGGACGCGCTATTGCGCGAACAACTGCCCGTACAAGGTCCGCCGGTTCAACTTCTTTGATTACAACAAGCGCGAGCGCGGCGAGCTCTACAAGGGCCCGCTCGGGACCGACCGCAACAAGACGGAAGCCTCCCAGCTCACCCGCATGCAGAAGAACCCGAACGTCACCGTCCGCATGCGCGGGGTGATGGAAAAGTGCACTTACTGCGTGCAGCGCATCGAGCAGGCCAAGATCGACCAGAAGGTCAAAGCCGGTGCCAGCCCGAATGTCAAGGTGCCCGACGGCACGATCAAGGTTGCCTGCCAGCAGGTTTGCCCGACCGAGGCGATTGTCTTCGGCGACGTGGCCGACCCGAACTCCGAGGTTTCCAAGATCAAGACAGAGAACGACCGCAACTACTCGGTCCTGGGCTACCTGAACGTGCGTCCGCGCACCACCTACCTGGCCCGTCTGCGTAACCCGAACCCGGCCATGCCCGACGCCTATAAGCAGCCGCTCAGCCGCGCTGACTACGAGGCGCGCTACGGCCACGGCGGCGGTCACCATGACGAGGGGCACGGCTCCGCGCACGGCGACTCGCACGACACGCTCCCGACCGGCCATGACACCGCCGGGGTGGCAGCCCCGCAGGGCGCTTCCGGTGGCCACGGTGCCGCCGAGCCTCCCGCGCACCATTGA
- a CDS encoding DUF3341 domain-containing protein, translating into MSEHKRDTYGILAEFTETPAFYEAVGKVKDAGYKKFDCFTPFPVHGLDGQMGIGRSKVPIFTAIGGVTGFCTGMLITWYMNGFNYPLIVGGKPFWSPIFPFPIMYELTILLAAFGTLFGMFATNLLPRHNHPVFEYEDYIKCGDDTFFLVIEKADPKFDLEQTLAFVESLGSTKVEVLKA; encoded by the coding sequence ATGTCAGAGCACAAGCGCGACACTTACGGTATCCTGGCCGAGTTCACCGAGACGCCCGCCTTTTACGAGGCCGTGGGCAAGGTGAAGGATGCCGGTTACAAGAAATTCGACTGCTTCACGCCGTTCCCGGTTCACGGGCTGGATGGCCAGATGGGCATTGGCCGCTCGAAGGTTCCGATCTTCACCGCCATCGGCGGGGTGACCGGTTTCTGCACCGGGATGCTCATCACCTGGTACATGAACGGCTTCAACTACCCGCTGATCGTCGGCGGCAAGCCGTTCTGGAGCCCGATTTTCCCGTTCCCGATCATGTACGAGCTGACTATCCTGCTGGCCGCCTTCGGCACGCTCTTCGGGATGTTCGCGACCAACCTGCTGCCGCGCCACAACCACCCGGTCTTCGAGTACGAGGACTACATCAAGTGCGGCGACGACACCTTCTTTCTCGTGATTGAAAAAGCTGATCCCAAGTTCGACCTTGAGCAAACGCTCGCCTTTGTCGAAAGCCTCGGGAGCACCAAAGTGGAGGTCTTGAAAGCCTGA